In Hemitrygon akajei unplaced genomic scaffold, sHemAka1.3 Scf000165, whole genome shotgun sequence, a genomic segment contains:
- the LOC140724126 gene encoding uncharacterized protein translates to MAHQRIHTRERPFTCSDCGKRFTKASKLKVHQRVHTGERPFTCSDCGKGFTKASKLKVHQRVHTGERPFTCSDCGKGFTCSSQLKVHQRVHTGERPFTCSDCGKKFSCSSQLKVHQRVHTGERPFTCSDCGKGFTLSTKLKVHQRLHTGERPFTCSNCGMGFTCSSNLKVHQSVHTRERPFTCSDCGKGFTQSSKLKIHQRVHTGERPFTCSDCGKGFARSSQVKVHQRVHTGERPFTCSECGKGFTQSSTLIAHQRVHNREWLFTCSDCGKGFTSSSQLKVHQRVHTGERPFTCSECGKGFSQSSNLQAHQSVHTGERPFTCSVCGKGFTRSYKLKVHQRVHTGERPFTCSDCGKGFIQSSTLIEHQRVHTGERPFTCTDCGKGFTSSSQLKEHHRVHTGEKPFTCSECGKGFTQSSHLQAHRSVHTGERPYTCLDCGKGFASSSQLQRHQRVHTG, encoded by the coding sequence atggctcaccagcgaattcacaccagggagcggccattcacctgctcagactgtgggaagagattcactaaaGCATCTAAacttaaggtacatcagcgagttcacactggggagaggccgtttacctgctcagactgtgggaagggattcactaaagcATCTAAacttaaggtacatcagcgagttcacactggagagaggccgtttacctgctcagactgtgggaagggattcacttgctcatctcaactgaaggtacatcagagagttcacactggagagaggccgttcacctgctcagactgtgggaagaaattcagttgctcatctcaactgaaagtacatcaacgagtccacactggggagagaccattcacctgctcagactgcgggaagggattcactctgtcaactaaactgaaggtacatcagagacttcacactggagagaggccgttcacctgctcaaactgtgggatgggattcacttgctcatctaatctGAAGGTACACCAGTCTGTTCACACGAGAGAGAgaccgtttacctgctcagactgtgggaagggattcactcagtcatctaaactgaagatacatcagagagttcacaccggagagaggccattcacctgctcagactgtgggaagggattcgctcggtcatctcaagtgaaggtacatcagagagttcacactggagagaggccattcacctgctcagagtgtgggaagggattcactcagtcatccaccttaattgctcaccagcgagttcacaacagggagtggctgttcacctgctcggactgtgggaagggattcacttcatcatctcaactgaaggtacatcagcgagttcacactggggagaggccattcacctgctcagagtgtgggaaggggttcagtcagtcatccaacctacaagcacaccagtcagttcacacaggggagaggccattcacctgctcagtgtgtgggaagggattcactcggtcatataaactgaaggtacatcagcgagttcacactggagagaggccgttcacctgctccgactgtgggaagggattcattcagtcatccaccctaatagaacaccagcgagttcacactggggagagaccattcacctgcacggactgtgggaagggattcacttcatcatctcaactgaaggaacatcatcgagttcacactggggagaagccattcacctgctcagagtgtgggaaaggattcactcagtcatcccacctgcaagcgcaccggtcagttcacactggggagagaccatacacctgcttagactgtgggaagggattcgcttcgtcatctcaactacagagacaccagcgagttcacactgggtag